Proteins encoded together in one Acipenser ruthenus chromosome 22, fAciRut3.2 maternal haplotype, whole genome shotgun sequence window:
- the LOC117431528 gene encoding WD repeat domain phosphoinositide-interacting protein 2-like produces the protein MNLASQSGEGGSSQLLFANFNQDNTSLAVGTKSGYKFFSLSSVDKLEQIYECTDTEDVSIVERLFSSSLVAIVSLKAPRKLKVCHFKKGTEICNYSYSNTILAVKLNRQRLIVCLEESLYIHNIRDMKVLHTIRETPPNPSGLCALSINNDNCYLAYPGSATIGEVQVFDTINLRAANMIPAHDSPLAALAFDASGTKLATASEKGTVIRVFSIPEGQKLFEFRRGVKRCVTICSLAFSMEGLFLSASSNTETVHIFKLETQKEKPQEEPTTWSGYFGKVLMASTSYLPAQVTEMFNQGRAFATVRLPFSGHKNICALATIQKLPRLLVAAADGYLYMYNLDPQEGGDCTLMKQHKLDGSVEPANEILESTTHDRPLVAQTYSAAVAKGYSEDQGAVGGVGLDDDMNSLRLDEENEQPPMILQTD, from the exons ATGAACTTGGCCAGTCAGAGCGGGGAGGGCGGCTCCAGCCAGCTCCTCTTCGCCAACTTCAACCAGGACAACAC GTCCTTGGCTGTTGGCACCAAATCTGGCTATAAGTTCTTCTCTCTATCATCCGTGGATAAACTAGAACAGATATATGAATGCA ctgACACAGAAGATGTGAGCATCGTGGAAAGGCTGTTCTCCAGCAGCTTGGTTGCTATCGTTAGCCTTAAAGCGCCTCGGAAACTGAAGGTGTGTCACTTTAAGAAAGGGACTGAGATTTGTAACTACAGCTATTCCAATACCATCCTGGCTGTCAAGCTCAACAGACAG aggCTAATAGTATGTCTGGAAGAATCTCTGTACATCCACAATATCCGAGATATGAAAGTACTGCACACCATCAGGGAGACCCCTCCAAACCCTTCAG GTCTGTGTGCCCTGTCGATTAATAATGATAATTGCTACTTGGCGTACCCTGGGAGTGCGACAATAGGGGAGGTGCAGGTATTCGACACTATCAATCTG AGAGCCGCTAATATGATCCCAGCCCATGACAGCCCCCTGGCAGCTTTGGCTTTCGACGCAAGCGGTACCAAACTGGCCACAGCCTCTGAAAAG GGGACTGTGATCCGAGTGTTCTCCATTCCTGAGGGACAGAAGCTCTTTGAGTTCAGGAGAGGAGTGAAGAG GTGTGTCACTATCTGCTCTCTTGCATTTAGTATGGAAGGACTGTTCCTGTCTGCATCCAGTAATACTGAAACAGTTCATATCTTCAAACTGGAGACACAAAAGGAGAA gcCGCAGGAGGAACCCACAACTTGGTCTGGCTACTTTGGGAAGGTGCTGATGGCCTCCACCAGCTACTTGCCAGCCCAGGTCACAGAAATGTTTAACCAGGGCAGGGCCTTCGCTACAGTGAGACTGCCCTTCTCTGGGCACAAGAACATCTGCGCACTTGCCAC AATCCAGAAGCTCCCCCGTTTGTTGGTGGCAGCGGCTGATGGTTACCTGTACATGTATAACCTGGACCCACAGGAGGGAGGAGATTGCACACTAATGAAACAGCACAA GTTAGATGGAAGTGTTGAGCCAGCTAATGAAATTCTGGAGTCAACAACCCACGACCGTCCATTGGTGGCACAGACCTATAGTGCCGCGGTAGCAAAAG GATACTCCGAGGATCAGGGAGCAGTTGGTGGGGTTGGTCTGGATGATGACATGAACTCCCTGCGTTTGGATGAAGAAAACGAGCAGCCTCCCATGATCCTTCAGACTGACTGA
- the LOC117431533 gene encoding monocyte to macrophage differentiation factor 2-like isoform X2, which yields MHLVRFMNTRVPANKRYQPTEYEHAANCATHAIWIIPSILGSSILYFLSDDQWETISAWIYGLGLCGLFIVSTVFHTISWKKSHLREVEHCFHMCDRMVIYFFIAASYAPWLNLRELGPWASHMRWIIWIMACVGTAYVFFFHERYKIVELICYVVMGVFPALVILSMAERDGLFELVLGGMFYCLGTVFFKSDGRIPFAHAIWHLFVATGAGIHYYAIWKYLYTPGSGEVKTLR from the exons ATGCATCTGGTAAG ATTCATGAACACCCGAGTTCCTGCCAATAAGAGATACCAGCCAACGGAGTACGAGCATGCGGCAAACTGCGCGACCCACGCG ATCTGGATAATTCCCAGCATCCTTGGCAGCTCCATCTTATACTTCCTGTCTGACGACCAATGGGAGACGATCTCCGCGTGGATCTATGGTTTGGGATTATGTGGTCTCTTCATTGTCTCGACCGTGTTTCACACCATCTCCTGGAAGAAGAGCCACCTCCG AGAGGTGGAGCACTGTTTCCATATGTGCGACAGGATGGTGATCTACTTCTTTATAGCTGCATCTTACGCCCCCTG gTTGAATTTAAGGGAGCTGGGACCCTGGGCTTCGCACATGCGCTGGATCATCTGGATAATGGCTTGTGTAGGAACAGCTTATGTGTTTTTCTTCCACGAAAG GTACAAGATCGTAGAGTTAATATGCTACGTGGTCATGGGTGTCTTTCCTGCCCTTGTAATACTCTCTATG GCGGAGAGAGACGGCTTGTTTGAGCTGGTTCTGGGGGGCATGTTCTATTGCCTGGGTACGGTTTTCTTCAAGAGCGACGGCCGCATCCCCTTCGCCCACGCCATCTGGCACCTCTTCGTGGCGACTGGAGCCGGGATCCATTACTACGCCATCTGGAAGTACCTGTACACACCGGGCAGCGGTGAAGTGAAGACCTTGAGATAG
- the LOC117431533 gene encoding monocyte to macrophage differentiation factor 2-like isoform X1, with protein sequence MELTSRLPTSFGRMKNTYTSWAPERNKIMLRGTAERTVLNGDGNVKMLISKIMDFQKTKYARFMNTRVPANKRYQPTEYEHAANCATHAIWIIPSILGSSILYFLSDDQWETISAWIYGLGLCGLFIVSTVFHTISWKKSHLREVEHCFHMCDRMVIYFFIAASYAPWLNLRELGPWASHMRWIIWIMACVGTAYVFFFHERYKIVELICYVVMGVFPALVILSMAERDGLFELVLGGMFYCLGTVFFKSDGRIPFAHAIWHLFVATGAGIHYYAIWKYLYTPGSGEVKTLR encoded by the exons ATGGAACTCACATCCCGACTACCAACATCCTTCGGCCGGATGAAGAACACATACACGAGTTGGGCACCCGAACGCAACAAAATTATGCTTCGTGGAACTGCCGAAAGAACAGTGCTAAATGGGGATGGGAATGTAAAAATGTTAATCTCCAAGATAATGGATTTTCAGAAGACCAAGTATGCAAG ATTCATGAACACCCGAGTTCCTGCCAATAAGAGATACCAGCCAACGGAGTACGAGCATGCGGCAAACTGCGCGACCCACGCG ATCTGGATAATTCCCAGCATCCTTGGCAGCTCCATCTTATACTTCCTGTCTGACGACCAATGGGAGACGATCTCCGCGTGGATCTATGGTTTGGGATTATGTGGTCTCTTCATTGTCTCGACCGTGTTTCACACCATCTCCTGGAAGAAGAGCCACCTCCG AGAGGTGGAGCACTGTTTCCATATGTGCGACAGGATGGTGATCTACTTCTTTATAGCTGCATCTTACGCCCCCTG gTTGAATTTAAGGGAGCTGGGACCCTGGGCTTCGCACATGCGCTGGATCATCTGGATAATGGCTTGTGTAGGAACAGCTTATGTGTTTTTCTTCCACGAAAG GTACAAGATCGTAGAGTTAATATGCTACGTGGTCATGGGTGTCTTTCCTGCCCTTGTAATACTCTCTATG GCGGAGAGAGACGGCTTGTTTGAGCTGGTTCTGGGGGGCATGTTCTATTGCCTGGGTACGGTTTTCTTCAAGAGCGACGGCCGCATCCCCTTCGCCCACGCCATCTGGCACCTCTTCGTGGCGACTGGAGCCGGGATCCATTACTACGCCATCTGGAAGTACCTGTACACACCGGGCAGCGGTGAAGTGAAGACCTTGAGATAG
- the LOC117431533 gene encoding monocyte to macrophage differentiation factor 2-like isoform X3 — protein sequence MNTRVPANKRYQPTEYEHAANCATHAIWIIPSILGSSILYFLSDDQWETISAWIYGLGLCGLFIVSTVFHTISWKKSHLREVEHCFHMCDRMVIYFFIAASYAPWLNLRELGPWASHMRWIIWIMACVGTAYVFFFHERYKIVELICYVVMGVFPALVILSMAERDGLFELVLGGMFYCLGTVFFKSDGRIPFAHAIWHLFVATGAGIHYYAIWKYLYTPGSGEVKTLR from the exons ATGAACACCCGAGTTCCTGCCAATAAGAGATACCAGCCAACGGAGTACGAGCATGCGGCAAACTGCGCGACCCACGCG ATCTGGATAATTCCCAGCATCCTTGGCAGCTCCATCTTATACTTCCTGTCTGACGACCAATGGGAGACGATCTCCGCGTGGATCTATGGTTTGGGATTATGTGGTCTCTTCATTGTCTCGACCGTGTTTCACACCATCTCCTGGAAGAAGAGCCACCTCCG AGAGGTGGAGCACTGTTTCCATATGTGCGACAGGATGGTGATCTACTTCTTTATAGCTGCATCTTACGCCCCCTG gTTGAATTTAAGGGAGCTGGGACCCTGGGCTTCGCACATGCGCTGGATCATCTGGATAATGGCTTGTGTAGGAACAGCTTATGTGTTTTTCTTCCACGAAAG GTACAAGATCGTAGAGTTAATATGCTACGTGGTCATGGGTGTCTTTCCTGCCCTTGTAATACTCTCTATG GCGGAGAGAGACGGCTTGTTTGAGCTGGTTCTGGGGGGCATGTTCTATTGCCTGGGTACGGTTTTCTTCAAGAGCGACGGCCGCATCCCCTTCGCCCACGCCATCTGGCACCTCTTCGTGGCGACTGGAGCCGGGATCCATTACTACGCCATCTGGAAGTACCTGTACACACCGGGCAGCGGTGAAGTGAAGACCTTGAGATAG